In Solanum pennellii chromosome 3, SPENNV200, a single window of DNA contains:
- the LOC114076349 gene encoding uncharacterized protein LOC114076349: MRTHEIISAKIQANSPLLRQTRSSKMEQKSTQRGKDDYFATEHKGNPPTKLTVQNETSSKKIHNFGSSHDAHKDQDKMQELNQNNNKEVSSKRINLQAENPSLCAGDQQNINGKAKANSNSNEIDIQQVNHGTENHPNTNNTKRTDSIMTRLHGSNARSLVWNHYEKLEENEDGSWTVKCIHCGCSYYHSRNTGTASLRRHVKGCLENRNQNRQLSRIDD, from the exons ATGAGAACACACGAAATAATTTCGGCGAAGATTCAGGCAAACTCGCCGTTGCTCAGGCAAACAAGAAGCTCGAAGATGGAGCAAAAATCAACACAAAGAGGCAAGGATGACTATTTTGCAACAGAGCACAAGGGAAATCCACCTACGAAATTAACAGTGCAAAATGAGACAAGTTCTaagaaaattcacaactttGGTAGTTCACATGATGCTCACAAAGATCAGGACAAGATGCAAGAATTGAACCAAAATAACAACAAGGAGGTAAGTTCCAAAAGAATCAATTTACAAGCTGAAAATCCGTCTTTGTGCGCAGGTGATCAGCAAAACATAAATGGGAAAGCCAAGGCCAACAGCAACTCCAATGAGATTGACATTCAACAAGTCAACCATGGTACAGAAAACCATCCAAACACCAATAACACGAAAAGGACAG ATTCCATCATGACTCGACTTCATGGATCTAATGCTCGATCACTTGTTTGGAATCactatgaaaaacttgaagaaaatgaagatgGATCGTGGACAGTAAAATGTATTCATTGTGGTTGTTCTTATTACCATTCACGCAATACTGGGACTGCCTCCTTAAGAAGGCATGTTAAGGGTTGTTTGGAAAACAGGAACCAGAATCGTCAACTCTCGAGGATTGATGACTAG